One Natrinema halophilum genomic window carries:
- a CDS encoding DUF7563 family protein, whose translation MVGVTVTPWPAVDNSTCRHCGAHVTDRFRRVFGDDDDRAHRCGDCDTYARLSRGSAAGVDVAVPDPETSPGRHGGEIDA comes from the coding sequence GTGGTCGGCGTGACGGTCACACCGTGGCCGGCGGTCGACAACTCGACGTGCCGTCACTGTGGGGCTCACGTCACCGATCGCTTCCGCCGCGTTTTCGGTGACGACGACGATCGGGCCCATCGCTGTGGCGACTGCGATACCTACGCACGTCTGAGCCGCGGCTCCGCCGCTGGCGTCGACGTTGCAGTTCCAGATCCAGAGACGTCGCCCGGCCGTCACGGAGGTGAGATCGATGCGTAA
- a CDS encoding geranylgeranylglycerol-phosphate geranylgeranyltransferase encodes MTAVETGRGLLELTRPVNAVAASVLTFIGAFVAGGAIEAPIAVTTAVAATGLAVGAGNAINDYFDREIDRVNRPDRAIPRGAVSPRGALVFSGLLFAGAVVLAITLPPLAIGIATVNLLALVAYTEVFKGLPGLGNALVAYLVGSTFLFGAAAVDAAGDIGPAVVLFVLAGIATLTREIIKDVEDIEGDRKEELNTLPIAIGERRALAIAAGLLVTAVVASPLPYLEGNFGIAYLLLVVPADAVMLVAAYESFENPTVGQSHLKYGMFLAALSFIVGRVALEVQFQPPGL; translated from the coding sequence ATGACAGCGGTGGAGACGGGTCGCGGGTTGCTCGAGTTGACGCGGCCGGTGAACGCAGTTGCGGCGAGCGTGCTAACCTTCATCGGGGCGTTCGTTGCTGGCGGTGCTATCGAAGCACCGATAGCGGTCACCACGGCGGTCGCTGCCACGGGGCTGGCGGTGGGTGCTGGGAACGCGATTAACGATTATTTCGACCGGGAGATCGATCGAGTGAATCGGCCCGACAGGGCGATTCCTCGGGGAGCGGTGAGTCCGCGCGGTGCCCTGGTGTTTAGCGGTCTTCTCTTCGCCGGCGCAGTCGTCCTGGCGATCACTCTCCCACCGTTGGCGATCGGTATCGCGACCGTCAATCTCCTCGCGCTTGTAGCCTACACGGAGGTTTTCAAGGGGCTGCCCGGACTGGGAAACGCACTCGTGGCCTATCTGGTCGGTAGCACGTTCCTCTTCGGTGCTGCAGCAGTCGATGCGGCCGGCGATATCGGTCCGGCGGTCGTTCTCTTCGTTCTCGCGGGCATCGCGACGTTGACCCGGGAAATCATCAAAGACGTCGAGGACATTGAAGGTGATCGAAAGGAGGAACTGAACACGCTTCCGATCGCGATCGGAGAGCGTCGAGCGCTCGCGATCGCCGCCGGCCTCCTCGTGACGGCAGTGGTTGCGAGCCCCCTGCCGTATCTCGAGGGGAACTTCGGCATCGCGTATCTGTTGCTGGTCGTGCCGGCTGACGCGGTCATGCTCGTCGCAGCCTACGAGAGTTTCGAGAATCCGACCGTCGGACAGTCGCATCTCAAATACGGCATGTTTCTCGCCGCTCTCTCGTTTATCGTCGGCCGTGTGGCGCTCGAGGTCCAGTTCCAACCGCCGGGCCTGTAA
- a CDS encoding CoA-binding protein, producing MPVESADELADVLEYDTIAVVGCSSTRGKAAHGVPKYLLDHGYDVIPVNPYADEILGRDAYDSLADVGDRIDVVCVFRPSEEVSDIVDSALERDDVEVIWTQQGIRDDEAAARAEAAGKTVVQDLCMKVQHRRLAV from the coding sequence ATGCCAGTCGAATCCGCAGACGAACTCGCTGACGTCCTCGAGTACGACACGATCGCCGTCGTCGGCTGTTCGAGCACGCGGGGGAAAGCGGCCCACGGCGTCCCGAAGTACCTGCTCGACCACGGCTACGACGTGATTCCGGTCAACCCCTACGCAGACGAAATTCTCGGCCGGGATGCGTATGACTCCCTCGCGGACGTCGGAGACCGGATCGACGTCGTTTGCGTCTTCCGACCGAGCGAGGAGGTGAGTGATATCGTCGACTCGGCGCTCGAGCGTGACGACGTCGAAGTAATCTGGACGCAACAGGGTATACGTGATGACGAGGCGGCGGCCCGCGCGGAGGCTGCGGGCAAGACCGTCGTTCAGGATCTGTGTATGAAGGTGCAGCACCGCCGTCTCGCGGTCTGA
- a CDS encoding DUF7511 domain-containing protein: MTATEAPVPDEVQSGVTPLELLTDDERVWTAVPADANGEEGVGEWLEIDADALCGLEEWR; the protein is encoded by the coding sequence ATGACGGCAACCGAAGCTCCCGTCCCCGACGAGGTGCAGTCCGGCGTGACACCGCTCGAGTTGCTAACCGACGACGAGCGTGTCTGGACCGCCGTACCAGCTGATGCAAACGGTGAAGAGGGGGTGGGCGAGTGGCTCGAGATCGATGCCGACGCGCTATGTGGTCTCGAGGAGTGGCGCTGA
- a CDS encoding RAD55 family ATPase: MYDLADVLPDVEIDPGTNVLVAGPPLTGKRRITFDILASGANRGDGSIVVTTKDSADKVLESVDDHVNDGVEPDIGVVDCVTKQRGIGTIDDDPRIKYASSPVDMTGIGIKLSEFLQEFYETRGITENRVLLHSVSTLLMYSDLQTVFRFLHVFTGRIQSADAFGLYVIDSTAHDDQTMNTLKQLFDAVLELEETADGEEPEIRTAGFST; this comes from the coding sequence ATGTATGACCTTGCAGATGTCCTTCCGGACGTCGAGATCGATCCCGGGACGAACGTACTCGTCGCGGGCCCGCCACTGACGGGGAAACGACGGATCACCTTCGATATCCTCGCGAGCGGTGCAAATCGCGGTGACGGCTCGATCGTCGTCACCACGAAAGACAGCGCCGATAAGGTCCTCGAGAGCGTCGACGACCACGTCAACGACGGTGTCGAACCCGACATCGGTGTCGTCGATTGTGTAACGAAACAGCGTGGCATCGGAACGATAGACGACGATCCACGAATCAAATATGCGTCGTCCCCGGTCGACATGACCGGTATCGGAATCAAACTCTCGGAGTTCCTCCAGGAGTTCTACGAGACGCGGGGGATCACCGAAAACCGCGTCCTCTTACATTCCGTCTCGACGCTGTTGATGTACTCCGACCTGCAGACCGTGTTCAGGTTCCTTCACGTCTTTACGGGTCGAATCCAGAGTGCCGACGCGTTCGGCCTCTACGTCATCGACTCGACAGCCCACGACGATCAGACGATGAACACGCTCAAACAACTGTTCGACGCCGTCCTCGAACTCGAGGAAACGGCCGACGGCGAAGAGCCCGAGATTCGGACCGCCGGTTTCTCCACGTAG